In Rhizoctonia solani chromosome 7, complete sequence, one DNA window encodes the following:
- a CDS encoding RNA recognition motif protein, which translates to MPPHPYWSPPETHIPALPMYYYDPAFSGPPFMFPASIPPSSPPGLPLQYAQEPAHIAIHSQLHPQAPAFVPSGLTAKALPRLSVPNGSPSPSPAPRIDPLAQALRRAMPKIRNSHRPAPGERRPSPESMEASSISDKFLYVEGIPRAASGDDLKTTLESLGQLRGIFVRLQAEHGVVILAFYDSRHASQALSKIQENPHKYFEAHTLSARIPSYPELKQILSDSPVLVDSDSRVYVTLVGRTTLLGPQMQGLLATFGDLKLFRVVGMHYKRFHAEFFDSRDSAQAIVTLNNHKLHGAIVHLSADPHSNVVSSSRSSNAAEDVELANLLQAADLKAPEDEHAYIEGVPFPSDGRDDTPTTPSSSGIFDHRARYGRRASTGSAFPSSSPRSASSTDNLLSDAHSPGVPFPTYPDDHSPQEPSQEPRRRRSVAHSFDSASASASSATSLSFKLFGTGTSFGKDSTPLFSLPSDRTVSTAPSTPAGLGRKMSLPPFQALPPPSNNQWTSAAVERDEEDERVDDLDGFIQVRGSHSSRSSSGLGGSAAHMCLPASARAVLDLLRDPPPERNRVDIARIEAGLDTRTTIMLKNIPNKMSTKNLIDFIEVVTPRAIDFLYLRFDFQNECNVGYAFVNFINISDLLKFMKARLGRKWNMYASEKVLGAGYANYQGKEALIEKFKNSSIMDTRPVWRPRIFYSSGEHVGLPQSFPGNREQYPPNPSFFRSRPAQWVVH; encoded by the exons ATGCCGCCACATCCCTACTGGTCTCCCCCCGAGACGCACATTCCTGCATTACCTATGTACTACTATGACCCGGCATTCTCCGGTCCCCCGTTCATGTTCCCTGCCAGTATCCCGCCATCGTCTCCCCCTGGTTTGCCGCTGCAGTATGCGCAGGAGCCAGCGCACATTGCCATCCACTCGCAGCTGCATCCGCAAGCGCCTGCGTTTGTCCCGTCTGGCCTGACAGCCAAGGCGCTTCCACGTTTGTCGGTTCCGAACGGCTCCCCGTCTCCGTCCCCGGCTCCGCGCATCGACCCTCTTGCCCAAGCGCTGCGACGTGCCATGCCCAAGATCCGCAACTCTCATCGTCCAGCCCCAGGCGAGCGTCGCCCATCGCCCGAAAGCATGGAGGCGTCCAGCATAAGCGACAAGTTCCTCTAC GTCGAGGGTATCCCTCGTGCCGCCTCCGGCGATGATCTCAAGACTACTTTGGAGTCCTTGGGCCAACTCCGTGGTATCTTCGTACGGCTACAAGCAGAGCATGGTGTG GTCATTCTTGCATTCTACGACAGCCGCCATGCATCTCAGGCACTTTCCAAAATCCAAGAGAATCCCCACAAGTACTTTGAAGCGCACACACTCTCCGCACGTATTCCGTCGTACCCCGAACTGAAACAG ATTTTGAGCGATTCCCCTGTCCTAGTCGACAGCGACTCACGTGTCTACGTTACCCTTGTTGGAAGGACCACACTTCTCGGCCCTCAAATGCAGGGTCTACTGGCGACATTCGGTGATCTCAAGCTCTTCCGTGTCGTAGGAATGCATTACAAA CGCTTTCACGCCGAGTTCTTTGATTCGCGCGACAGTGCGCAGGCTATTGTCACTCTCAATAACCACAAACTTCACGGCGCTATTGTACACCTCAGTGCCGACCCCCATTCGAATGTTGTATCCAGCAGCCGCTCCAGCAACGCGGCCGAAGATGTTGAGCTCGCGAACCTTCTCCAAGCTGCTGACCTCAAAGCACCCGAGGATGAACACGCATATATCGAAGGCGTTCCCTTCCCATCCGATGGGCGCGACGATACTCCTACGACCCCGAGCAGTTCTGGAATATTCGATCATCGCGCTCGCTATGGCCGACGCGCGTCTACTGGCTCCGCTTTCCCTTCAAGCTCTCCGCGCTCGGCTTCCTCGACCGACAACCTTCTATCAGACGCTCACTCGCCAGGCGTCCCCTTCCCAACCTACCCAGACGACCACAGCCCGCAGGAGCCTTCCCAAGAGCCACGCCGCCGGCGCTCAGTTGCCCATTCATTTGACAGCGCCAGCGCCAGTGCAAGCTCCGCGACCTCGCTCTCGTTTAAACTTTTTGGAACCGGTACGAGCTTTGGTAAAGACTCGACCCCTCTGTTCTCGCTCCCGTCTGATCGCACGGTCTCCACCGCCCCCTCCACTCCTGCCGGTCTCGGTCGTAAGATGTCCCTGCCTCCGTTCCAGGCGCTTCCTCCGCCATCGAATAATCAGTGGACGTCCGCCGCTGTCGAGAgagacgaggaagacgagcGGGTCGACGATCTCGATGGGTTTATCCAAGTGCGTGGTAGCCACTCTTCGCGCTCGAGCAGTGGCCTAGGCGGCAGCGCTGCACATATGTGCCTTCCTGCAAGCGCTCGGGCCGTCCTCGACCTTCTTCGGGACCCTCCGCCGGAGAGAAACCGGGTCGACATTGCACGGATCGAAGCAGGGTTGGATACTCGTACGACAATCATGTTGAAGAAT ATTCCCAATAAAATGAGCACCAAGAACTTGATTGATTTTATTGAAGTT GTAACCCCGCGCGCTATCGACTTTCTCTACCTTCG TTTTGACTTCCAAAATGAATGCAACGTCGGCTACGCCTTTGTCAACTTTATCAACATATCCGACCTCTTAAAGTTTATGAAAGCTAGACTAGGGCGTAAATG GAACATGTATGCGTCCGAAAAGGTCCTTGGCGCGGGATACGCAAACTA TCAAGGGAAAGAAGCCCTCATTG AGAAATTCAAAAACTCGTCTATCATGGACACGAG ACCTGTATGGCGCCCCAGGATCTTCTATTCATCGGGCGAACACGTTGGGTTGCCTCAATCTTTCCCTGGCAA TCGGGAGCAGTATCCGCCGAACCCGTCGTTCTTTCGCTCACGGCCAGCCCAGTGGGTTGTACACTAA
- a CDS encoding haloacid dehalogenase — MCVWTALRQVQRERPAYGDGKTGPVESDPVRSWWREVISRTALGAGADPQRTEDHLDEAVTELLHIFSSKEGYKLSDGALQTIKTLNNELGIRTGLVSNCDSRIVDALRDLKVANHLDPMVFSEFEKCEKPDVRMWQVACQRAGMEVKEAVHVGDEFDADIVGATRAGVRAIWYRPSGQDTHVEEDATIIVPEGVIVAKKLTDVVDIVRGWN; from the exons ATGTGCGTCTGGACAGCACTGAGACAAGTCCAGCGCGAGCGACCAGCGTATGGGGACGGCAAAACGGGACCAGTCGAATCTGATCCAGTGAGAAGTTGGTGGAGAGAAGTCATTAGCAGAACCGCGCTGGGCGCAGGAGCCGATCCACAGA GAACAGAAGATCATTTGGACGAGGCGGTAACCGAActattgcatatattctcGTCGAAA GAAGGATACAAACTCTCCGATGGAGCTCTACAAACTA TAAAAACACTTAATAACGAACTAGGCATACGTACGGGTTTAGTATCCAATTGTGATTCCCGCATTG TCGATGCCCTGCGAGATTTAAAAGTGGCAAATCATCTTGACCCAATGGTATTTTCGGAATTTGAGAAGTGCGAGAAACCCGATGTGCGGATGTGGCAAGTCGCCTGTCAACGAGCCGGAATGGAAGTGAAAGAGGCGGTTCATGTAGGCGATGAATTTGATGC GGATATAGTGGGCGCTACGCGAGCAGGAGTAAGAGCCATTTGGTATCGTCCGTCTGGACAAGACACACATGTTGAAGAAGATGCGACGATAATTGTACCTGAAGGAGTCATAGTAGCGAAGAAGCTGACCGATGTAGTCGATATTGTGAGAGGGTGGAACTAG
- a CDS encoding ribosomal protein S6: protein MASQKHIKELVTVTAQHVMNHGGVVRKITSMGTRVLPQRMRSHQQWHTTGDYWTMHFDASPKVMQALGARMRQDPRVIRVNALKLGEKLEDIVKPREKTISYGSLI from the exons ATGGCCTCTCAGAAACACATCAAAGAGCTTGTTACGGTCACGGCCCAGCATGTTATGAACCATGGTGGCGTCGTTCGTAAGATTACGAGTATGGGAACCAGGGTACTACCTCAGCGCATGCGTAGTCACCAGCAATGGCATACAACCGGAGA TTATTGGACCATGCACTTTGACGCATCTCCAAAAGTCATGCAGGCTTTGGGCGCACGTATGCGTCAAGACCCCCGCGTGATTCGAGTAAACGCACTCAAGCTGGGTGAGAAATTGGAGGATATTGTTAAGCCTCGCGAAAAGACAATATCTTACGGTAGTTTGATATAA